One stretch of Rhodoferax lithotrophicus DNA includes these proteins:
- a CDS encoding PEP-CTERM sorting domain-containing protein has product MKFSKPLIHICLSVAASCAAFSASAQTAIYSLDSTAVSAFGAGSYGKVTLTQSFSDVLVSVSLRNDLNFVDTGSHSAFSFNLGGVSSASDITNITFANGLGSVFGVSSGTTNAPFSKFTYEINCVSNCVSGGSGGGYVDPLSFKVHNVTLSSFNQLSTGHGTAAYFAMDVINGHGNTGTIGAISAGVLAPVPEPETYAMLLAGLGLIGSITHRRKQKTLTA; this is encoded by the coding sequence ATGAAATTCTCTAAGCCCCTTATCCATATCTGCCTTAGTGTGGCGGCATCTTGTGCTGCTTTTTCTGCTTCTGCACAGACAGCCATCTATTCACTTGATAGCACGGCAGTTAGTGCATTTGGTGCTGGCTCGTATGGAAAAGTCACTTTGACACAAAGTTTTTCTGATGTTCTTGTAAGCGTCTCGCTTCGCAACGATTTGAACTTTGTGGATACCGGGTCCCACTCCGCTTTTTCTTTTAACCTTGGTGGTGTTTCATCGGCAAGCGACATTACAAATATCACCTTTGCCAATGGGCTTGGGAGCGTTTTTGGTGTGAGTTCGGGCACAACCAATGCGCCTTTCAGCAAATTCACCTATGAAATCAATTGTGTGAGTAACTGTGTAAGTGGTGGCTCTGGCGGTGGCTATGTAGATCCATTGAGCTTCAAGGTGCACAACGTCACACTTTCCAGCTTTAATCAACTTTCTACAGGCCATGGTACGGCCGCTTACTTTGCCATGGATGTGATCAATGGTCACGGCAATACCGGAACCATTGGTGCCATATCGGCAGGGGTTCTTGCCCCAGTGCCGGAACCAGAAACTTACGCCATGTTGTTAGCCGGCTTGGGCCTGATTGGAAGCATCACACATCGTCGCAAGCAAAAGACATTAACAGCCTGA
- a CDS encoding Bug family tripartite tricarboxylate transporter substrate binding protein: MVQFTVRQLLQHLAKTLAVGTLLAAGVVQAQTGPVKLMVGFPAGGGTDAIARILADKLKDPLGVPVVVENKAGAGGQIAAQALKAAVPDGNTLFLSHDHTISILPLVVKNPGYDSAKDFVPVAGFATFVNGLAVSGGTPAKSMADYVAWVQKQGAGKDTVGVPAPASVPEFLVKVIGQKYKLDLQAAPYRGSAPMMADMLGNQIHAGVGSVPDFIENQKAGKIRVVAVLGDKRQAALPDVPTFAELGLAGFEDVPYYGIFAPKGTPQATIDKLSAAVAKVVALPEVRERLSTMGLTVGYMTQAQLTSREHAYAQTWARIIKESGFKAQ; encoded by the coding sequence ATGGTTCAGTTCACGGTTCGTCAATTACTTCAACACCTGGCGAAAACGCTGGCCGTGGGCACGCTGCTCGCCGCCGGTGTGGTGCAAGCGCAGACTGGCCCGGTCAAATTGATGGTGGGTTTTCCTGCCGGTGGGGGCACTGACGCGATTGCCCGGATCCTGGCTGACAAGCTCAAAGACCCTCTGGGTGTGCCCGTGGTGGTGGAAAACAAGGCCGGAGCCGGTGGACAGATTGCCGCGCAGGCGCTCAAGGCGGCTGTACCCGATGGCAACACCTTGTTTTTGTCGCATGATCACACCATCTCGATATTGCCTCTGGTGGTGAAAAACCCTGGCTACGATTCGGCCAAGGATTTTGTGCCGGTCGCTGGTTTTGCCACCTTTGTGAACGGTTTGGCCGTATCGGGGGGAACTCCGGCCAAGAGCATGGCTGACTATGTAGCCTGGGTGCAAAAGCAGGGCGCGGGTAAAGACACGGTGGGTGTGCCTGCACCAGCTTCTGTGCCGGAGTTTCTGGTGAAGGTGATTGGCCAAAAGTACAAGCTTGATCTGCAGGCTGCGCCGTACCGTGGCAGCGCACCCATGATGGCAGATATGCTGGGCAATCAGATCCATGCCGGTGTGGGGTCGGTGCCTGACTTTATCGAGAACCAGAAAGCCGGCAAGATCCGTGTGGTTGCGGTGCTGGGCGACAAACGCCAGGCGGCGTTACCCGATGTACCCACCTTTGCTGAGTTGGGACTGGCTGGTTTTGAAGACGTGCCCTACTACGGCATTTTTGCCCCCAAAGGCACGCCACAAGCCACCATCGACAAGCTCTCTGCCGCCGTTGCCAAAGTGGTGGCCCTGCCTGAGGTACGGGAGCGATTGAGCACCATGGGCCTGACCGTGGGCTACATGACACAAGCCCAGTTGACCAGCCGTGAACATGCCTATGCCCAAACCTGGGCGCGCATCATCAAGGAAAGTGGATTCAAGGCGCAGTAA
- a CDS encoding SDR family oxidoreductase: MDLGITGKWALVCGASKGLGLGCAKALVAEGVNVLMVARGEQALALAAAKLRATYEDITGAKVQFIAQDITSTAGREAVWAQRTDFDILVTNAGGPPTGDFRNFGRDDWIAAVDANMLTPIELIKATVDGMAARGFGRVVNITSSAVKAPIDALALSNGARSGLTGFVAGLARTGLAARGVTLNNLLPGAFDTQRLQAVFQGVAAKTGQTVEVVAAARCNTIPAKRFGTPEEFGAICAFLCSQQAGYITGQNILADGGAFSGTF; this comes from the coding sequence ATGGATTTGGGTATTACCGGTAAATGGGCTTTGGTGTGTGGTGCCAGCAAAGGTTTGGGTCTGGGCTGCGCCAAAGCCTTGGTGGCTGAAGGTGTGAACGTGCTGATGGTGGCGCGTGGTGAGCAAGCATTGGCATTGGCTGCTGCAAAATTGAGAGCTACTTACGAAGACATCACGGGCGCTAAAGTGCAATTTATTGCTCAAGATATTACGTCCACCGCCGGACGGGAGGCGGTGTGGGCCCAGCGCACCGACTTTGACATTCTGGTTACCAACGCCGGTGGCCCGCCTACCGGGGATTTCCGCAACTTTGGACGTGACGACTGGATAGCCGCCGTGGATGCCAACATGCTCACCCCCATTGAGTTGATCAAGGCCACGGTCGATGGCATGGCGGCGCGTGGCTTTGGGCGGGTGGTCAACATCACCTCCAGTGCCGTGAAAGCACCGATTGACGCACTGGCTTTGTCCAATGGCGCACGCAGTGGTTTGACCGGGTTTGTCGCTGGACTGGCACGCACCGGCCTGGCTGCCAGAGGTGTCACCCTGAATAACTTGTTACCCGGCGCGTTTGATACGCAGCGGTTGCAAGCGGTATTTCAAGGTGTGGCTGCCAAAACCGGGCAAACGGTGGAGGTGGTGGCTGCTGCGCGATGCAACACCATTCCGGCCAAGCGGTTTGGAACACCCGAGGAGTTTGGTGCCATCTGTGCTTTTTTGTGCAGCCAGCAGGCGGGTTACATCACCGGGCAAAATATTCTGGCTGATGGCGGTGCTTTTTCAGGTACGTTTTAA
- a CDS encoding SGNH/GDSL hydrolase family protein encodes MTEQRRTMVFSTFPSLLWRSLHQLGGRVWVVAWVVLGWPLVAVSSPLCSPDASGLPGAARTVNQSVYVLGDSISYGLSRAGLATRLSERFGSQVLISFDVGRSITAPGIQIKQSALQSVAQDHAFIAKADTVIVVLGTNQLETSFANSQQVLMWQLKALAPDARYFWVDIGATLANQVDGWNARNRVIYDNAAFLGY; translated from the coding sequence ATGACTGAGCAAAGGCGGACGATGGTGTTTTCCACTTTTCCTTCCCTGTTATGGCGCTCACTGCATCAGCTTGGCGGGCGTGTATGGGTGGTGGCTTGGGTGGTATTGGGCTGGCCTCTGGTGGCGGTGTCCAGCCCGCTATGCAGCCCAGACGCATCGGGCTTGCCTGGTGCGGCCCGGACGGTCAACCAATCGGTCTATGTGTTGGGCGACTCGATCAGTTACGGTTTGTCGCGGGCGGGTTTGGCGACCCGGTTAAGTGAGCGTTTTGGTAGCCAGGTTCTTATCAGCTTTGACGTAGGGCGATCCATCACCGCGCCAGGTATTCAGATCAAACAAAGTGCGCTGCAAAGCGTGGCGCAAGACCACGCCTTTATTGCCAAGGCTGACACCGTGATTGTGGTGCTGGGCACCAACCAGTTGGAGACATCTTTTGCCAACAGTCAACAAGTGCTGATGTGGCAGCTCAAGGCACTGGCACCGGATGCGCGTTATTTCTGGGTCGATATCGGGGCCACTCTGGCCAACCAGGTGGACGGCTGGAACGCCCGCAACCGGGTGATTTATGACAACGCAGCCTTTTTGGGCTACTAG
- a CDS encoding DMT family transporter — MNKAQVAPENIVNGLLLATLGAVAFSGKAIIVKLAYRYGVDAVTLIMYRMLFALPIFALMAWWSSRGKPALTRHDGWGILGLGFTGYYLASYLDFAGLAHISASLERLILYLNPTLVLLLGLVLYQRRISRRQAFGMGISYAGVILVFGHEIKLEGANAAWGAFLVFGSAVSYALYLSFSGELVKRLGSLRLVGLATTVACVLCIGQFVVLRPMSAAMVAPEVLWLSVLNATLCTAAPVLMVMMAIERIGAGLVAQTGMVGPMSTILMGILLLGEPFTVWVAAGTVLVVAGIFVFSSRARPVAVRSVQSGREQAGG; from the coding sequence ATGAATAAAGCGCAAGTAGCTCCTGAAAATATAGTAAACGGTTTGCTGCTTGCAACGCTGGGTGCGGTGGCCTTCAGCGGCAAAGCGATCATCGTCAAGCTGGCTTACCGCTACGGGGTGGATGCGGTCACGCTCATCATGTACCGCATGCTGTTTGCGCTGCCCATTTTTGCCCTGATGGCCTGGTGGTCCAGCCGGGGCAAACCCGCGCTGACCCGGCATGATGGATGGGGCATCTTGGGTCTGGGTTTTACGGGCTATTACCTGGCCAGTTATCTGGATTTTGCCGGGTTGGCCCACATCAGTGCCTCTCTGGAGCGACTGATTTTGTACCTCAATCCCACGCTGGTGTTGCTGCTTGGGCTGGTGTTGTACCAACGCCGTATCAGTCGTCGCCAGGCGTTCGGCATGGGCATCAGTTATGCCGGCGTGATTCTGGTGTTTGGCCATGAGATCAAGCTGGAAGGGGCCAACGCGGCTTGGGGTGCTTTTCTGGTTTTTGGCAGTGCAGTAAGCTACGCGCTCTACCTCAGTTTCAGTGGTGAACTGGTCAAACGTCTGGGTTCCTTGCGGCTGGTCGGGCTGGCGACCACGGTGGCTTGTGTGCTGTGTATTGGCCAGTTTGTGGTGTTGCGGCCAATGAGTGCTGCCATGGTGGCTCCAGAGGTGCTCTGGCTGTCTGTGTTGAATGCCACACTGTGCACTGCCGCACCCGTGTTGATGGTGATGATGGCCATTGAGCGTATTGGCGCTGGTTTGGTTGCACAAACCGGTATGGTTGGCCCGATGTCCACCATTTTGATGGGCATACTTCTGCTGGGTGAGCCGTTCACCGTTTGGGTGGCCGCCGGTACGGTGCTGGTGGTTGCGGGTATTTTTGTGTTTAGCAGCCGCGCTCGGCCTGTGGCGGTGCGGTCTGTTCAGTCAGGTCGTGAGCAGGCAGGGGGCTGA
- a CDS encoding serine/threonine protein kinase — protein sequence MPDFSPLSTLKRMASGAQLAAPGTLGRFELRRLLGQGAQSKVWLAFDPRLEREVAIKLMKPMRASDTSGLEQWLSEARTVSRLTHPNIVPVFEADVQDQQPFLVFEYVAGQTLAQLLASQGALPVTQAVALMVDVLGALVAAHAAGVVHRDLKPSNVMLDASGRARVMDFGIAQRISADPSSTGAGMAGTPAYMAPEAARGAPVSPSMDVFSAGLMLAELLWGKPLQPEQDAYRAIYRAAFQNLELPAALFDRLDDELKAVVLRALNSKAEQRYPSSEVFLAALQAWQSHLAAATPAEASAGNNSTLEFLLRRMRNKTDFPALSESVVRIQSMATSEKESISSITNEILKDVALTNKLLRLVNSAHYARGNSIGTVSRAVQLVGFNGIRNMALSLVLLEHMQDKTSAHLLREEFLRGLMAGSIAAELATTSDEGEEAFIGALFQNLGRMLTQFYFPEEAAGIRALVHAPHHAVSEEAASIRVLGMSFEALGMGVARSWGLPESIQRCIQLPAGDPPSRVPTEALSRLRWAARAANDMADGMMHADPEHVQLVLDAAAKKFNKALGMSVSQVKAATTTARRKLVDLADAMDLRVRKNSPAAHLLINPPEDDELHVEYTQRDHDALFSSELQATEVARAPVRHSAHSEAKQAVDQVAQTLTAGVQDITNAMVEEFKLSDVVRMILEAMFRALAFHRIIFCMRDPKTDTLTGRFGLGAGVEGVVKSFCVPLSGVTVPDLFATICAKGADTLISDARDPRLASRLPSWYIKFFNAPTFLILPLVLKGRPFGLIYADMAEIGGLKLGEKELALLRTLRNQAVMAFRQSQSS from the coding sequence ATGCCTGATTTCTCACCACTCTCCACCCTCAAACGCATGGCCAGTGGTGCCCAATTGGCCGCACCGGGTACCTTGGGCCGGTTCGAGCTTCGGCGCTTGCTGGGTCAAGGGGCGCAATCCAAAGTCTGGCTGGCTTTTGATCCCCGGTTGGAGCGTGAGGTGGCCATCAAGCTGATGAAACCGATGCGCGCGTCAGATACCTCAGGCCTGGAGCAGTGGCTGTCCGAGGCGCGCACCGTGAGCCGTCTGACACACCCCAACATCGTGCCGGTATTCGAGGCGGATGTCCAAGACCAGCAGCCCTTTCTGGTGTTTGAATATGTAGCCGGACAGACCCTGGCGCAGTTGCTGGCCAGCCAGGGGGCGCTGCCTGTCACGCAGGCGGTGGCCCTGATGGTGGATGTGCTGGGGGCACTGGTGGCAGCCCATGCCGCAGGGGTGGTGCACCGTGACCTGAAACCGTCGAATGTCATGCTGGATGCCAGTGGGCGCGCACGGGTGATGGACTTTGGTATTGCCCAGCGCATCAGCGCAGACCCGTCCAGCACCGGTGCGGGTATGGCTGGCACACCTGCTTACATGGCCCCGGAGGCTGCGCGGGGGGCTCCCGTGTCGCCCTCGATGGATGTCTTTTCCGCAGGGTTGATGCTGGCTGAATTGTTATGGGGCAAGCCCTTGCAGCCAGAGCAGGATGCTTATCGGGCTATTTACCGTGCCGCCTTCCAAAACCTGGAACTGCCAGCGGCCTTGTTTGATCGGCTCGATGATGAGTTGAAGGCGGTGGTCTTGCGTGCCTTGAATTCCAAAGCCGAGCAGCGTTATCCCTCCAGTGAGGTTTTTTTGGCAGCCTTGCAAGCTTGGCAGTCTCACCTGGCTGCGGCCACGCCTGCGGAGGCCTCGGCAGGCAACAACAGCACGCTGGAGTTTTTGTTGCGCCGTATGCGCAACAAGACCGATTTTCCGGCCCTGTCGGAGTCGGTGGTGCGTATCCAGAGCATGGCCACGTCAGAGAAAGAAAGCATCAGCAGCATCACCAATGAAATACTGAAAGATGTGGCTCTGACCAACAAGCTGCTGCGGTTGGTCAACAGTGCCCATTACGCCCGGGGCAACAGCATTGGCACGGTGTCACGCGCCGTGCAACTGGTGGGTTTCAACGGCATACGCAACATGGCGCTCAGCCTGGTGCTGCTGGAGCACATGCAAGACAAAACCAGTGCCCATTTGCTTCGAGAGGAGTTTTTGCGGGGGCTGATGGCTGGCTCCATTGCTGCCGAACTGGCCACCACCAGCGATGAAGGGGAAGAGGCCTTTATTGGCGCGTTGTTTCAAAATCTGGGGCGCATGCTGACGCAGTTTTATTTTCCGGAGGAAGCGGCGGGTATCCGCGCCCTAGTACATGCCCCGCACCATGCGGTCAGTGAAGAAGCCGCGTCCATCCGCGTCTTGGGCATGAGTTTTGAGGCTTTGGGCATGGGTGTGGCCCGCTCCTGGGGGTTGCCTGAAAGTATTCAGCGTTGTATTCAGCTTCCGGCAGGTGATCCTCCCAGCCGTGTGCCGACCGAGGCACTCAGCCGCTTGCGCTGGGCGGCGCGTGCGGCCAATGACATGGCCGATGGCATGATGCACGCCGACCCGGAGCATGTGCAACTGGTTTTGGATGCGGCCGCAAAAAAATTCAACAAGGCGCTGGGCATGTCGGTCAGTCAGGTAAAGGCTGCCACCACCACGGCACGCAGAAAACTGGTTGATTTGGCCGATGCCATGGATTTGCGGGTGCGCAAAAATTCGCCTGCAGCACATCTGCTCATCAATCCCCCCGAAGACGATGAGTTGCATGTGGAGTACACCCAGCGCGATCATGACGCACTGTTTTCCAGTGAATTGCAGGCCACCGAAGTCGCGCGAGCGCCCGTGCGCCACTCGGCTCATTCAGAAGCCAAGCAAGCGGTTGACCAAGTTGCACAAACCTTGACGGCAGGTGTTCAGGACATTACCAATGCCATGGTGGAGGAGTTCAAGCTCAGCGATGTCGTGCGCATGATTTTGGAGGCCATGTTCCGGGCGCTGGCGTTTCACCGCATCATTTTCTGCATGCGCGACCCCAAAACAGACACCCTCACGGGGCGTTTTGGCTTGGGGGCCGGGGTGGAAGGTGTGGTCAAGTCATTTTGTGTACCCCTCAGCGGTGTCACGGTGCCCGATTTGTTTGCCACCATCTGCGCCAAGGGGGCGGATACCCTGATTTCGGATGCCCGCGACCCACGCCTGGCCAGTCGCTTGCCATCGTGGTATATCAAGTTTTTTAATGCCCCGACTTTTCTGATTCTGCCTTTGGTGCTCAAAGGCCGACCTTTTGGCTTGATCTATGCAGACATGGCAGAAATTGGTGGTTTGAAGCTGGGTGAAAAAGAACTCGCGCTGCTGCGTACTTTGCGTAATCAGGCGGTCATGGCGTTTCGGCAATCCCAGTCTTCTTGA
- the ompR gene encoding osmolarity response regulator transcription factor OmpR, with product MTVNPDRVDKILVTDDDARIRDLLRRYLTQEGFEVLQAEDGKSLTRVLTREPVDLIVLDLMMPGEDGLSICRRLRAANNHTPIIMLTAKGEDIDRIVGLEVGADDYLCKPFNPRELLARIHAVLRRRPPVEAPGSPSAENETITFGPFSFDMGARILLKNDEELTLTTGEFAMLKALVRHPRQPLSREKLAQLARGREFEPFDRSLDVQVSRLRKLIEDDATSPRYIQTVWGVGYVFVPDGNA from the coding sequence ATGACCGTAAACCCTGATCGCGTTGACAAAATTCTGGTGACCGATGACGACGCACGCATCCGTGACCTGCTGCGCCGCTATCTCACCCAGGAAGGTTTCGAGGTGCTGCAGGCCGAGGACGGCAAATCCCTCACGCGGGTACTGACGCGCGAACCCGTCGACCTGATCGTGCTGGATTTGATGATGCCGGGCGAAGACGGCCTGTCCATTTGCCGACGACTACGGGCAGCCAACAACCACACCCCGATCATCATGCTCACCGCCAAAGGCGAGGACATTGACCGCATTGTTGGACTCGAAGTGGGGGCCGACGATTACCTGTGCAAACCCTTTAACCCACGCGAGCTGCTGGCCCGTATCCACGCCGTGCTACGCCGTCGTCCACCGGTCGAAGCACCAGGATCCCCCTCGGCAGAAAATGAAACCATCACCTTTGGCCCGTTCAGCTTTGACATGGGGGCACGTATTCTGCTTAAAAATGACGAAGAACTCACCCTGACCACCGGTGAATTTGCCATGCTCAAGGCCTTGGTACGCCACCCGCGCCAACCCTTGTCACGCGAAAAACTGGCCCAACTGGCCCGTGGACGTGAATTCGAGCCGTTTGACCGCAGCCTGGACGTGCAGGTATCGCGCCTGCGCAAGCTGATTGAAGACGATGCCACCTCCCCCCGCTACATCCAGACCGTCTGGGGTGTCGGCTACGTCTTTGTGCCTGATGGCAACGCCTAA
- a CDS encoding sensor histidine kinase, giving the protein MATPKLAFLPYPPEEESKPSRTAGLSLFWRTFVLLSLLLVGSVFAWTQTLRELESEPRAIQTARQIASLVNLSRAAVMYTDAITRVSLFKTMRDEEHVVIVPREPKDLIEPMENGELNRFISEELTQRLGPGTMVAGRVNGKDGLWIGFTIDKDLFWLQTNLERFDTPAGKTWLIWLTTAAALSLAGAAWIARLINRPLKDLSFAASRVREGDFEASELDESVATSEIREVNVGFNRMTQKLAMIEQERAVMLAGISHDLRTPLARLRLETELSVTDIHARENMASDIAQLDAIIGKFLDYARPGNMELTAVSLNKTVETCLLSLKKRPDIAFKVAMEDRLLVMADEVELQRIITNLLENAARYGKSMDTGMADIEISARGLDKQVLLRLRDHGQGVAADQLKQLTTPFFRGEAARTSANGTGLGLSIVEKTVSRMGGKLELSNANSGGLCANIRLQRAPAGST; this is encoded by the coding sequence ATGGCAACGCCTAAATTGGCCTTCCTGCCTTACCCGCCGGAAGAAGAAAGCAAACCTTCACGCACCGCCGGTTTAAGCCTTTTCTGGCGCACATTTGTGTTGCTGTCACTGCTGCTGGTGGGCAGCGTGTTCGCCTGGACACAAACCCTGCGGGAGCTTGAATCCGAACCCCGTGCCATACAAACGGCACGCCAGATCGCCTCGCTGGTCAACCTCAGCCGCGCTGCGGTGATGTACACCGATGCCATCACCCGGGTGTCCCTGTTCAAAACCATGCGCGATGAAGAGCACGTGGTGATTGTTCCGCGCGAACCCAAAGACCTGATTGAGCCCATGGAAAATGGCGAGCTCAACCGCTTCATCTCTGAGGAACTGACCCAGCGCCTGGGGCCGGGTACGATGGTGGCAGGCCGGGTCAATGGCAAGGATGGCTTATGGATTGGTTTCACCATCGACAAGGATCTCTTCTGGCTGCAAACCAACCTGGAACGGTTCGATACACCGGCGGGTAAAACCTGGTTGATCTGGCTCACCACGGCCGCAGCCTTGTCACTGGCCGGAGCCGCCTGGATTGCACGCTTGATCAACCGACCCTTGAAAGACCTGTCCTTTGCCGCCAGCCGGGTCCGTGAGGGTGACTTTGAAGCCAGCGAGCTGGACGAATCGGTTGCCACCAGTGAGATCCGCGAGGTCAACGTGGGTTTTAACCGAATGACCCAGAAGCTGGCCATGATCGAGCAGGAACGCGCCGTGATGCTGGCAGGCATTTCCCACGACTTGCGCACACCCTTGGCACGCCTGCGGCTGGAAACCGAGCTCAGCGTGACAGATATCCATGCCCGCGAAAACATGGCGAGTGACATTGCCCAGCTGGATGCCATCATTGGCAAGTTCCTCGACTACGCCCGTCCAGGCAACATGGAGTTGACAGCGGTGTCGCTGAACAAAACGGTAGAAACCTGCTTGCTCAGCCTGAAAAAGCGTCCCGATATTGCCTTCAAGGTTGCGATGGAGGACCGTTTGCTGGTGATGGCCGACGAGGTGGAACTGCAGCGCATCATCACCAACCTGCTGGAAAACGCTGCCCGCTATGGCAAAAGTATGGACACCGGCATGGCTGACATTGAAATCTCAGCGCGTGGTCTGGATAAGCAGGTACTACTGCGCCTGCGCGACCATGGCCAGGGCGTGGCCGCCGATCAGCTCAAACAACTCACCACCCCCTTTTTCCGGGGTGAAGCGGCACGCACCTCGGCCAATGGCACCGGGTTGGGCTTGTCCATTGTGGAGAAAACGGTCTCACGCATGGGGGGAAAACTGGAATTAAGCAACGCCAACAGCGGTGGCCTGTGCGCCAACATCCGGCTGCAACGCGCTCCAGCGGGCTCAACGTGA